The proteins below are encoded in one region of Bremerella sp. P1:
- a CDS encoding BBP7 family outer membrane beta-barrel protein: MKTFLLVPGALAGLLSASALFAQSPGDIYQSSAYRPGATYYAEPSAPAKLWSQPTSNVSYKPEASLEPVQGDKAYMDALEGKPEDLGPPSMPGMSLSTGDCDSGNCYSGDVYADCCMPCSRWFAYGGALIMNRDLEKEVWLSYDDADIGRQVMGTHDAGMDWSGGYEVRIGKYTGCGTWAWEGVFWAIRDTTEFQVDNTQVTGNLNTVLEDAFQGLSYDSGGGLSNIEDYFNNAVNHRLRRSSDFYNVELNLFQDPTMFSCNTGCSSFSVGVLGGVRYFRFSEAMSFSADTVDNSYTGQADEVYYDINVSNDLIGPQIGFIGNWTHGCWNVHLGSKLGIYGNIVSQDSELYGANGYAVVDNAASPNDGQAFDLSSSRGRVTFLGEIDLGVDYRMFNCLTFTGGYRALAVSGVGLAADQIPQNFEDFAVINDVQASSDVILHGAYLGGEFVW; this comes from the coding sequence ATGAAGACGTTTCTATTAGTTCCTGGTGCCTTGGCAGGATTGCTAAGTGCCAGCGCGTTGTTCGCCCAATCCCCTGGCGACATCTATCAATCATCGGCATATCGCCCTGGTGCGACCTACTATGCCGAGCCGAGTGCGCCCGCCAAGTTGTGGTCGCAACCAACCTCGAATGTGAGCTACAAACCCGAAGCTAGTCTCGAACCTGTTCAGGGAGACAAGGCTTACATGGATGCCCTCGAAGGCAAGCCAGAAGACCTGGGACCACCATCGATGCCCGGCATGAGCCTGTCGACTGGTGATTGTGACTCAGGCAACTGCTACAGTGGCGATGTCTACGCGGATTGCTGCATGCCTTGCAGCCGCTGGTTCGCTTACGGTGGCGCACTGATCATGAACCGTGACCTCGAGAAAGAGGTTTGGTTGAGCTATGACGATGCAGACATCGGCCGCCAGGTAATGGGTACGCACGATGCCGGAATGGACTGGTCAGGCGGCTATGAAGTTCGCATTGGTAAGTACACCGGTTGCGGTACCTGGGCTTGGGAAGGTGTGTTCTGGGCAATTCGTGATACGACCGAATTCCAAGTGGACAACACTCAAGTCACCGGCAACTTGAACACCGTTCTGGAAGACGCATTCCAAGGTCTTTCATACGACAGCGGTGGCGGTCTCTCGAACATCGAAGATTACTTCAACAATGCCGTGAATCACCGGCTGCGTCGTTCGTCGGACTTCTACAATGTTGAACTGAACCTCTTCCAAGATCCAACCATGTTCTCTTGCAACACCGGTTGCAGCAGCTTCTCGGTTGGTGTCCTGGGTGGTGTTCGCTACTTCCGATTTTCCGAAGCAATGTCCTTCTCGGCTGACACGGTTGACAACAGCTATACCGGCCAGGCTGACGAAGTTTACTACGATATCAACGTCTCGAATGACCTGATCGGTCCACAGATCGGTTTCATTGGCAACTGGACTCACGGCTGCTGGAACGTTCACCTTGGATCCAAGCTTGGTATCTACGGTAACATTGTTTCGCAGGATTCCGAACTGTACGGTGCCAATGGCTACGCGGTTGTCGACAACGCCGCCAGCCCGAACGACGGTCAAGCATTTGACCTGAGCAGCTCGCGAGGTCGTGTCACCTTCCTGGGTGAAATCGATCTGGGTGTCGACTATCGAATGTTCAACTGCCTGACGTTCACCGGTGGTTACCGAGCCCTTGCCGTTAGCGGTGTTGGCCTGGCAGCCGATCAGATTCCACAAAACTTTGAAGACTTCGCCGTCATCAACGATGTGCAAGCTTCGAGCGACGTGATCCTTCACGGTGCTTACCTCGGCGGCGAGTTCGTCTGGTAA
- the hpf gene encoding ribosome hibernation-promoting factor, HPF/YfiA family, translating to MQVNISTRHGQLSPASQETITEKVSKLNRLFERITAVEVTIDLEHTEKPEVELRVTAEKTEDFVATDKAESLLAALDSTIHKMEQQLRKHKEKLKAHRGKGQPATDAETNFEG from the coding sequence GTGCAAGTCAACATTTCAACACGCCACGGTCAATTGAGTCCTGCCTCACAAGAAACGATCACTGAGAAAGTTTCTAAGCTGAATCGATTGTTCGAGCGAATCACTGCGGTGGAAGTGACGATCGACCTGGAGCATACCGAAAAGCCTGAGGTTGAATTGCGTGTCACGGCCGAGAAGACGGAAGACTTTGTGGCAACGGACAAAGCGGAAAGTCTCTTGGCAGCTTTGGATAGCACCATCCACAAGATGGAACAGCAACTCCGCAAGCACAAAGAAAAGCTGAAGGCGCACCGTGGTAAGGGACAGCCCGCCACCGATGCAGAAACGAACTTCGAGGGATAG
- a CDS encoding PTS sugar transporter subunit IIA gives MKFADFISVKAIKPELESKDKEAVIRELAASLVASGDIMEDSAESIIKAILKREELGSTGIGRGIAVPHTKHPSVEKLVGTVGVSTEGVDFNSLDGESVHLFFLLVSPPDRPGDHLRALENISRQLRDDMFCKFLKQSKSVEDIKTLLDEADNNQFGS, from the coding sequence ATGAAGTTTGCCGATTTTATCAGCGTGAAGGCAATCAAGCCGGAATTGGAGTCGAAGGACAAAGAGGCCGTTATTCGTGAACTAGCGGCAAGTCTCGTGGCGTCTGGCGACATCATGGAAGACAGCGCCGAGAGTATCATCAAGGCCATCTTGAAGCGTGAAGAACTCGGCAGCACCGGCATCGGCCGTGGTATCGCTGTCCCTCATACGAAGCATCCCAGCGTTGAGAAGTTGGTTGGGACGGTTGGCGTCAGCACCGAAGGCGTTGATTTCAACAGCCTTGATGGCGAATCGGTACATTTGTTTTTCCTGCTGGTTTCTCCTCCGGATCGTCCTGGCGATCACCTCCGAGCTCTGGAAAACATTTCGCGTCAGCTACGCGACGATATGTTCTGTAAGTTTTTGAAGCAGTCGAAGTCTGTTGAAGACATCAAGACGCTGCTGGACGAAGCGGATAACAACCAGTTCGGCAGCTAA
- a CDS encoding HPr family phosphocarrier protein produces MGDESIIRKVVVPNRQGLHARPANMFVKVALQYQSQVEITRDGLKVSGKSILDVMTLAAEQGTELTIIVTGPDAETAADALVDVVKRFIEEDDEENES; encoded by the coding sequence ATGGGCGATGAATCCATCATTCGAAAAGTAGTCGTGCCGAATCGGCAAGGGCTTCATGCGCGTCCAGCGAACATGTTCGTCAAGGTCGCGCTGCAGTATCAGTCTCAGGTCGAGATTACGCGTGATGGCCTAAAAGTAAGCGGTAAGAGCATCCTCGATGTGATGACTTTAGCTGCTGAGCAGGGGACGGAGCTAACGATTATCGTGACCGGACCTGACGCGGAAACTGCGGCGGATGCCCTGGTAGATGTTGTGAAACGCTTCATCGAAGAGGATGATGAAGAGAACGAATCGTGA
- the ptsP gene encoding phosphoenolpyruvate--protein phosphotransferase — translation MRVFQGIAVSPGVAIAKAMVVDDQQPRVTRRFISRANVDAELKRLANAMDLVAEQIQTSQDEVATELGDQYGAIFSAHLQMVRDEKLNESLVDSIRYRHYTAEYAVSQSFARYVQFFERVPNPFLRERAGDFRDIEQRLLNVLFGADAKRKLAAKQPSIVIAHDLTPSEMANLDRVNIRGIVTEVGGPGSHSAIVAEALELPAVVGVGAHLREIQTDTTLIIDGHQGRVIVQPDEETIARYEQEVEQQRQTKIKLRGLRDLPAVTTDGETITLMANIEFPHEADACIERGASGVGLYRTEFLYLGQDSEPTEEDHYQVYSKVIRDMQGSPIVIRTLDLGADKIFGDDHPPEQNPFLGLRSIRLSLRNTDQFRRQLRAILRASVLGDVSVMFPLVSTLHELRQAKMLLSDLMEDLEEQSIAFNRDLKVGIMVEVPSSVVMLDRFAQEIDFISIGTNDLVQYTLAVDRNNPDVAALYNSCDPAVLRLIQMAVDSAKKGNIEVTLCGQMGGNPVYTMLLIGMGLRSLSVTPSAIPEIKQICRTVSAQKCRELATRVRDMDNAWEIKRLLREHLRQLFPDDA, via the coding sequence ATGCGAGTTTTCCAAGGGATTGCCGTCTCCCCCGGCGTGGCCATCGCCAAGGCCATGGTGGTCGACGATCAGCAACCGAGGGTTACTCGCCGCTTTATCTCACGGGCCAATGTCGACGCGGAACTCAAGCGTCTGGCCAATGCGATGGATCTGGTTGCCGAGCAAATTCAGACCAGCCAAGACGAAGTTGCTACAGAACTGGGAGACCAGTACGGTGCGATCTTCTCGGCCCACTTGCAAATGGTTCGTGACGAGAAGTTAAACGAGTCACTAGTCGACTCGATTCGGTATCGTCATTACACAGCCGAATACGCTGTCTCGCAGTCCTTCGCGCGCTATGTCCAGTTCTTCGAACGCGTTCCGAATCCATTCTTGCGTGAGCGTGCAGGGGATTTCCGCGATATTGAACAGCGTTTGCTCAACGTACTGTTCGGAGCGGACGCCAAACGCAAGCTGGCTGCCAAGCAGCCTTCGATCGTGATCGCTCACGATCTGACGCCTAGCGAAATGGCCAACCTCGACCGGGTTAACATTCGCGGCATTGTCACCGAGGTGGGCGGCCCAGGCAGCCACTCGGCAATCGTCGCCGAGGCCTTGGAATTGCCGGCGGTGGTCGGGGTCGGAGCCCATCTTCGTGAGATCCAAACCGATACGACACTGATCATCGACGGGCATCAAGGACGAGTGATCGTCCAGCCTGACGAGGAGACGATCGCGCGGTACGAACAGGAAGTCGAACAGCAGCGTCAAACCAAGATCAAGCTTCGCGGTTTACGTGATCTTCCGGCGGTGACGACCGATGGCGAGACGATCACGTTGATGGCCAACATCGAGTTTCCGCACGAGGCCGACGCATGTATCGAGCGTGGTGCCAGCGGCGTCGGGTTGTACCGTACCGAGTTTCTTTACCTTGGGCAGGATAGCGAGCCAACCGAGGAAGACCACTACCAGGTTTATTCCAAAGTGATTCGCGATATGCAGGGTAGCCCGATTGTTATTCGCACTTTGGATTTAGGTGCCGACAAGATCTTTGGCGATGATCACCCGCCTGAGCAGAATCCATTTTTGGGACTGCGGAGTATTCGGCTATCGCTACGCAATACAGATCAATTCCGCCGCCAGCTAAGAGCCATCCTGCGGGCCAGCGTGCTGGGCGACGTATCGGTGATGTTCCCGTTGGTGAGCACGCTGCACGAGTTGCGGCAGGCCAAAATGCTGCTTTCCGACTTGATGGAAGATCTCGAAGAACAGTCGATTGCCTTCAATCGAGACCTCAAAGTCGGCATTATGGTTGAGGTCCCATCGAGCGTCGTCATGTTGGACAGATTCGCTCAGGAAATCGATTTCATTAGTATTGGAACCAATGATTTGGTCCAGTATACATTAGCGGTGGACCGCAATAACCCAGACGTGGCGGCCCTTTACAATAGCTGCGATCCGGCCGTTTTGAGACTCATCCAAATGGCGGTCGATTCGGCTAAAAAGGGAAATATCGAAGTCACTCTGTGCGGCCAAATGGGGGGGAATCCCGTTTACACCATGTTGCTAATTGGCATGGGTTTGCGTAGTTTGAGTGTTACGCCGAGCGCGATTCCGGAAATCAAACAAATATGCCGCACCGTCTCCGCTCAGAAATGTCGAGAGTTGGCGACTCGCGTGCGAGACATGGACAACGCGTGGGAAATTAAACGATTGCTACGAGAGCACTTACGGCAATTGTTTCCCGACGATGCCTAA
- a CDS encoding Rne/Rng family ribonuclease → MKKEMLINVSQPEECRIAIVEDGILEEFYLERTSQENFVGNIYKGVVVNLEPSIQAAFVDFGVGKNGFLHISDVEPQYFRQGGYDPAAQYDRPEDLAASRFGSDFGDDDDNDDSDDDSPSSGGGTKTQQRRGRRQRPGARPRVKPPIQEIFKRGDEVLVQVIKEGIGNKGPTLSTYISIPGRYLVLMPALGRVGVSRKIEDDQVRRRLRGTLLDLDPPKGLGFIVRTAGQDRTKKDLSRDMAYLLRLWRLIVRRIRKSTGPCEIYEESDMIIRTIRDIFAADVDAIYIDRKEQYEAAKEFLQLVMPRFVDRLQRHDTKEALFRKYNLDEEIAKIHQREVPLSRGGSIVIDQTEALVAIDVNSGNFRYDGSSEEAAYQLNLLAAKEIARQLRLRDLGGVIVNDFIDMRREKHRANVERALKDAVKRDRARTKILRTSPFGLIEMTRQRVRPSLKRSIFRDCPCCSGRGVVKSSESMAIEVTRVLIAAAQQPKASQINCRVNEEVAAYLNNKKRREIAVIEDDNRVVVHIIGSESVFPEHVEVECKDAEGRRIYMTDPHDASRNGRR, encoded by the coding sequence ATGAAAAAAGAGATGCTGATCAACGTATCGCAGCCGGAAGAATGCCGGATTGCGATCGTGGAAGATGGAATTCTGGAAGAGTTCTATCTGGAACGGACCAGCCAGGAAAACTTTGTCGGCAACATCTACAAGGGTGTCGTCGTCAATCTCGAGCCAAGCATCCAAGCAGCCTTTGTCGACTTTGGTGTCGGCAAGAATGGCTTCCTCCACATCAGCGACGTCGAGCCACAATACTTCCGCCAAGGCGGTTACGATCCGGCTGCTCAGTACGATCGCCCCGAAGACCTGGCCGCATCGCGGTTTGGCAGTGACTTCGGTGACGACGACGATAACGACGACAGTGATGATGACAGTCCATCCAGCGGTGGCGGAACCAAGACGCAACAGCGGCGTGGTCGTCGGCAACGTCCAGGTGCCCGACCTCGCGTGAAACCGCCAATCCAAGAGATCTTCAAGCGAGGCGACGAAGTTCTCGTGCAGGTTATCAAGGAAGGCATCGGCAACAAGGGACCAACCTTGTCGACCTATATCAGCATTCCAGGACGCTACCTGGTGCTGATGCCGGCTCTCGGTCGCGTCGGTGTTTCTCGCAAGATCGAAGACGACCAAGTGCGGCGTCGCTTGCGTGGCACGCTCTTGGACCTTGATCCGCCGAAGGGTCTGGGCTTCATTGTTCGCACCGCCGGACAAGATCGAACCAAGAAAGACCTGTCGCGCGACATGGCGTATCTGCTTCGACTGTGGCGATTGATCGTCCGCCGCATCCGCAAGTCGACGGGACCTTGCGAGATTTACGAAGAAAGCGACATGATCATTCGCACCATTCGTGACATCTTCGCCGCTGATGTTGATGCGATCTACATTGATCGAAAAGAGCAATACGAGGCCGCCAAAGAGTTCCTGCAACTCGTGATGCCGCGGTTCGTCGATCGTTTGCAGCGACACGACACGAAAGAAGCCCTCTTCCGCAAATACAACCTGGACGAGGAAATCGCGAAAATCCACCAGCGCGAAGTTCCCCTGTCGCGCGGTGGTTCGATTGTGATCGATCAGACCGAAGCACTCGTGGCGATCGACGTGAACAGTGGTAACTTCCGCTACGATGGCAGTTCGGAAGAAGCTGCCTACCAGTTGAACCTGCTGGCCGCCAAGGAAATCGCTCGCCAACTTCGTCTTCGCGACTTGGGCGGTGTGATCGTCAATGACTTCATTGATATGCGACGTGAAAAACATCGCGCAAACGTTGAACGTGCCCTGAAGGATGCCGTGAAACGCGACCGTGCCCGAACAAAGATCTTGCGGACGAGCCCGTTTGGCTTGATTGAAATGACGCGTCAGCGTGTCCGGCCAAGCCTCAAGCGAAGCATCTTCCGCGATTGCCCTTGCTGCAGCGGTCGTGGCGTCGTGAAGTCGTCCGAAAGTATGGCGATTGAAGTGACGCGTGTCCTCATTGCTGCCGCCCAGCAGCCCAAGGCAAGCCAGATCAACTGCCGCGTCAACGAAGAAGTGGCTGCCTACCTGAACAATAAGAAACGCCGCGAGATTGCGGTCATCGAAGACGATAACCGCGTGGTCGTTCACATCATTGGCAGCGAGTCGGTCTTCCCAGAGCACGTCGAGGTCGAATGTAAAGACGCGGAAGGCCGCCGGATTTACATGACCGACCCACACGATGCTTCCCGCAACGGGCGTCGGTAA
- the rplU gene encoding 50S ribosomal protein L21: MYAIIQEDGKQIKVEQGQELRIDFRFEATAGDALTFDNVLLVSGEDGVKIGKPTVDGASVKAEVVGVVQGEKLTIQKFRRRKNSKRKTGHRQLYTKVKINEIVA; encoded by the coding sequence ATGTACGCGATCATTCAAGAAGACGGTAAGCAAATTAAAGTCGAACAAGGCCAAGAGCTGCGGATTGATTTCCGCTTCGAGGCTACCGCCGGCGATGCGTTGACGTTCGACAACGTTCTGTTGGTCTCTGGCGAAGACGGCGTGAAGATCGGCAAGCCAACCGTTGATGGCGCCTCGGTCAAAGCGGAAGTCGTTGGCGTCGTCCAGGGCGAAAAGCTGACCATTCAAAAGTTCCGTCGTCGTAAGAACAGCAAACGCAAGACGGGCCATCGTCAGCTCTACACCAAAGTGAAGATCAACGAGATCGTTGCTTAA
- a CDS encoding diacylglycerol kinase: MKNEMTPRGWIRKFGLAFSGLAWAIRSEGSFAVHLPAAALAFSGAALLQFDYGRWSVLILTIGSVIVAELFNTAIECLAKAVDDQPNEHIRIALDIGSAAVLTSSLFAVGVGFFLFWQPFWFWWSPPLAN; this comes from the coding sequence ATGAAGAACGAAATGACACCTCGCGGCTGGATCCGCAAGTTCGGCCTGGCATTCTCGGGACTTGCTTGGGCGATACGCAGCGAAGGGAGCTTCGCTGTTCACCTACCTGCGGCTGCTCTCGCGTTCTCTGGTGCTGCACTGCTTCAATTCGATTACGGCCGCTGGTCGGTCTTAATCCTCACGATCGGCTCTGTAATCGTCGCTGAGCTATTCAACACGGCGATTGAGTGCTTGGCCAAGGCGGTCGATGATCAACCGAACGAGCACATCCGAATTGCCTTAGACATCGGTAGTGCGGCCGTCCTGACGAGCAGCCTATTTGCTGTCGGTGTGGGCTTCTTTTTGTTCTGGCAACCGTTTTGGTTTTGGTGGAGTCCACCACTAGCCAACTAG
- a CDS encoding organic solvent tolerance protein OstA, with protein sequence MCAAWVLLGILSATSFAEIHLPQSDATRPIYIRANDARHWQDGEQEVWILRGDCEIVQDKTVLKGKDAVLWIEYAQPFRLVPHKVTVYLENQVNVTYRDAEAGQVRLEDTSWLGQLYTTSRIQLPVDPTKAPPAVAPAIYHRGRNAQPSDEDFAPKEPIQAPIQQIQFEAGQPMPPAISIAQPEIRVRLLQRYTNGYQLEVDTDPNTGETIAKFDAGMNLIVEGLSELDTVSLLADRAIVWSKNGIEGLTSPEGVTGDGAYELYLEGNVVFRQGEQVVYAERMYYNVAEEYGTILNAELLTPVPEYQGLVRLKADVLQRVNRDRYQAFGAAITTSRMGVPRYWFQSNQIEYTDQQSTVMNPITGEVQIDPLTGQPKIDHKRLATSRNNTLYFGGYPVFYWPVLSADINDPVFYLNKISFKNDDVFGFQVRSEFDNYEILGIDQPWEGTEWVTDLDFLSERGVGVGTRFNFNQTYFPYFNNPATGFLDAWGIYDTGKDNLGADRRDLTPETDLRGRVWGRHRQMTFFDWQFTGELGLISDRNFLESYYEKDWDTQKDFDTSFELKKLVDNQSFNIYGSSRVNDFFMQTEWMPKLDHYMLGQPLLFDRLTYFSHSSIGYARLRPSTAPEDPVDAATYDPLAYEVDVEGLVGTTRHEIDLPMELFGSKITPYALGDVTYQGQDINGDDLLRGYAQGGIRGSIMAWSVNRAAQSQLLNINGIAHKVTLYGDLYYADSSQDLSRMAIYNNINDDSQEAFQRRFKFNTYGLPAGTPVPNAVDPRYYAFRTNQQGWVTSPVGEIADDVAAANLQLRQTWQTKRGGPGNEKIIDWIKFDVGGTLFPDADRDNFGETVGLMNYQFDWQIGNRFNVFSNGFWDLFDDGLQTITVGSYINRTQIGNLYLSYTNTIQPFETQLIVASLQYRLSEKWFGGLGTAYDLKENTNLGQNIFLTRIGESSMFTFNFNVDTSRNNVGIGINFEPRFFATGQYSKINGEPLPPLGAYGLE encoded by the coding sequence ATGTGCGCGGCGTGGGTCTTGCTTGGGATCTTATCGGCAACATCGTTCGCCGAAATTCATCTTCCCCAATCAGACGCGACACGACCGATCTACATTCGCGCCAACGACGCGCGTCACTGGCAAGATGGTGAGCAAGAAGTCTGGATCTTGCGTGGCGATTGCGAGATCGTCCAAGACAAGACGGTGTTGAAAGGAAAAGACGCCGTACTTTGGATCGAGTACGCCCAGCCATTTCGCTTAGTCCCTCACAAGGTCACCGTCTACCTCGAAAACCAGGTCAATGTTACCTACCGCGATGCGGAAGCGGGCCAGGTTCGTCTGGAAGACACATCGTGGCTGGGGCAACTCTACACGACCTCGCGTATTCAATTGCCCGTCGATCCGACCAAAGCTCCTCCTGCGGTAGCTCCGGCCATTTATCACCGTGGCCGTAATGCACAGCCATCGGACGAAGACTTCGCACCGAAAGAACCGATCCAGGCCCCCATTCAGCAAATCCAATTCGAAGCAGGCCAGCCGATGCCGCCGGCCATTTCGATTGCCCAGCCAGAGATTCGAGTTCGCCTCTTACAACGCTATACCAATGGCTATCAGCTGGAAGTCGATACTGATCCGAACACCGGCGAAACGATTGCCAAGTTCGACGCCGGTATGAACCTGATTGTTGAGGGGCTGAGCGAACTCGATACGGTGAGCCTCCTTGCCGATCGTGCGATTGTCTGGTCAAAGAACGGGATTGAAGGATTGACCAGCCCCGAAGGGGTCACTGGTGATGGCGCTTACGAGCTGTACCTGGAAGGCAACGTCGTTTTCCGCCAAGGCGAGCAGGTCGTCTATGCCGAACGCATGTATTACAACGTCGCCGAAGAATATGGCACGATCCTGAACGCCGAACTGTTAACCCCGGTGCCAGAGTACCAGGGCCTGGTCCGCCTGAAGGCTGATGTTCTGCAGCGAGTGAATCGAGATCGCTACCAGGCATTTGGTGCGGCGATCACCACCAGCCGCATGGGCGTGCCACGCTATTGGTTCCAGTCGAACCAGATCGAATACACCGACCAGCAGTCGACTGTCATGAACCCGATTACGGGCGAAGTACAGATCGATCCACTGACGGGTCAGCCGAAGATCGACCACAAACGCCTGGCGACTTCGCGGAATAACACCCTCTACTTTGGTGGCTACCCGGTGTTTTACTGGCCGGTCCTTTCCGCCGACATCAATGATCCGGTCTTCTACTTAAACAAGATCAGCTTCAAGAACGATGACGTCTTTGGATTCCAGGTCCGCAGCGAGTTCGACAACTACGAAATCCTGGGGATCGACCAACCTTGGGAAGGCACCGAGTGGGTCACCGACCTCGACTTCCTATCGGAACGCGGCGTTGGCGTCGGCACACGTTTCAATTTCAACCAGACGTATTTCCCCTACTTCAACAATCCGGCGACTGGCTTCCTGGATGCGTGGGGGATCTACGACACTGGCAAAGATAACTTGGGGGCCGATCGACGCGACCTGACACCTGAGACCGATTTACGTGGTCGTGTGTGGGGGCGTCACCGCCAGATGACCTTCTTCGACTGGCAATTCACCGGCGAACTTGGTTTGATTTCTGACCGTAATTTCCTTGAGTCTTACTACGAAAAGGACTGGGACACCCAGAAAGATTTCGACACGTCGTTCGAGCTTAAGAAGCTTGTGGACAACCAGAGCTTCAATATTTACGGTTCGTCGCGCGTGAACGACTTCTTCATGCAGACCGAGTGGATGCCCAAGCTCGATCACTACATGCTGGGACAACCTCTGCTATTCGATCGCTTGACCTATTTCTCGCACTCGTCGATTGGCTACGCTCGCCTGAGACCTTCGACTGCACCAGAAGACCCAGTCGACGCCGCCACGTACGATCCGCTTGCCTACGAAGTCGATGTAGAAGGATTGGTAGGCACAACGCGACACGAAATCGATCTTCCCATGGAATTGTTTGGCTCGAAGATAACCCCGTATGCCCTAGGGGATGTTACTTACCAGGGACAAGACATTAACGGCGATGATCTGCTGCGGGGATATGCTCAAGGGGGTATTCGCGGCAGCATCATGGCCTGGAGCGTCAATCGAGCCGCTCAAAGCCAGTTGCTGAACATCAATGGCATCGCGCATAAGGTCACGCTCTATGGCGACCTCTACTACGCCGACTCGAGCCAAGACCTCTCGCGTATGGCGATCTACAACAATATCAACGATGACTCGCAAGAGGCTTTCCAGCGTCGCTTCAAGTTCAACACCTACGGCCTTCCTGCCGGCACGCCTGTCCCCAACGCAGTCGATCCTCGCTACTACGCCTTCCGTACGAATCAGCAAGGATGGGTGACCTCGCCTGTGGGTGAAATCGCCGATGATGTCGCGGCGGCCAATCTTCAGCTGCGACAAACCTGGCAGACCAAACGTGGCGGTCCTGGCAACGAGAAGATCATTGACTGGATCAAGTTTGATGTGGGTGGCACCTTGTTCCCTGACGCCGATCGAGACAACTTCGGTGAGACCGTCGGCCTGATGAACTATCAATTCGACTGGCAGATCGGCAATCGTTTCAATGTCTTCTCGAACGGTTTCTGGGACCTGTTTGACGATGGCCTACAGACCATCACGGTCGGTAGCTATATCAACCGCACACAGATCGGAAACCTTTACCTCAGCTATACCAACACAATTCAACCGTTCGAGACCCAGTTGATCGTCGCATCGCTACAGTATCGATTGAGCGAAAAGTGGTTTGGCGGGCTGGGAACGGCCTACGACCTGAAAGAGAACACGAATCTGGGTCAGAATATCTTCCTGACCCGAATCGGCGAATCGAGCATGTTCACATTCAACTTCAACGTCGATACCAGCCGGAACAATGTCGGTATTGGCATTAACTTTGAACCCCGATTCTTTGCGACCGGACAATACAGCAAGATCAACGGCGAGCCTTTGCCACCGCTGGGGGCTTACGGGCTCGAGTAA